In Chitinophaga varians, the following are encoded in one genomic region:
- a CDS encoding SusC/RagA family TonB-linked outer membrane protein, giving the protein MKKLQGLPFLRGALLRYARKVSVLLSFFLLMATLAASAQEEEAAARGVLSRKVSYKATNAPLSKVLKDLRKKLDLRFTYNSELIGRQPAVTVSIEQGSLEALLKQLLKNTGLHYSVDMGGVTIYEDKTVNVAPADAKVTGVIVRGQVTDPKGEPLGGVSIKGLESKQMTVTRADGLFMIVAKPNEQINMSLLGMKPLVYRVNPNETNIMSFKMDTIARDIQEVVVNGYQKIDPRLSTGSYYKLKAADIIEPGQPTVDKMLQGKVPGMMVINNSGSVNAKPNMRIRGTSTLMGNTQPLWVIDGMIRPDPVDVSNAVLNNLVSANGSSANFELMGNAISGLNPYDIESITFLKDAAATAIYGTRAASGVIVVTTKRGKEGPMQISYNSNLSFRARPSYSDFNLMNSQERVTFSKQMQEDHVLYNERNAGMEEELTYEGLLRALYARHITEAQFKEKVATIETRNTDWFKVLFRNQLSMQHSLSLSGGTAKTVYYASASYSGNNGAAKEDGNKVYAGSFNLRSQVTRRFTLDVTLQSSYRKATGYFQGVNPLNYALQTSRVFSPDDYYPMKATTQTVNNVPLKFYGIPLRMNILDEIARSENNSTQTSTSLNLNMDYRIATGLIFRNSSNIITDAADGFAAADEQTFYVSNIRGWAYGDLPTPMQKAYSYLPYGGIAYMQNQQALTWGLRNSLDYTKGFFKERDQFNVSLGNEIRSTKSNGNVSTEPGYFPDRGKTFSPAPVSRTKFSRNVITSALDNSVSFYGTAAYSLMNRYIFSATVRSDGSNRFGQFSNSRFLPNYSVSGRWNAAMESWFPATTLLTDWQVRASYGTQGNVVTAVGPNLIATYANPDEPDYLTGLPVLRIKSMPYPDLRWEKTYQWNIGTNFAMFNNRLRVNLEFYSKKSVDVLDNIPIPYEYGMNTMYRNGSTLYNSGWDAMIDINVISRKNTQLSFTITSGKVKNRVADAVFQDNFFAYLTGSGRLAGKPISSFYSYQYTGLDPATGVPTFGKLNAKTPSSNPDDLLVYSGQLFPVISGAIQPVFRYKSFSLSASFFVSLGSSKRMNDPFRSASDMVANGVPAPNANISKDYLYRWRKPGDEKYTDFPVLRDLGNESLLKIPYTYPQSLGNTQPLTVDPYTAYRMSDLRTVNNNYVRCNAIRLGYGVPASQLGRTGIKNLALGASINNVFTIANSKLQGQDPEIDGVGTSALPLSRQYTLSINASF; this is encoded by the coding sequence ATGAAAAAATTGCAGGGTTTGCCCTTCCTGCGAGGGGCCTTACTACGCTATGCCCGGAAGGTAAGTGTGCTGCTGTCGTTTTTCCTGCTGATGGCAACCCTTGCCGCTTCAGCCCAGGAAGAAGAAGCGGCAGCACGGGGCGTCCTCTCCCGTAAAGTATCCTACAAGGCTACGAACGCGCCACTCAGTAAAGTGCTGAAAGATCTCCGGAAAAAACTGGATTTACGTTTTACCTACAACAGTGAACTGATCGGCCGTCAACCAGCGGTAACCGTCAGCATAGAACAGGGAAGCCTGGAAGCACTGCTGAAGCAGCTCCTGAAAAATACCGGCCTGCACTACAGCGTGGACATGGGAGGCGTTACCATCTATGAAGATAAAACCGTCAATGTAGCACCGGCTGATGCGAAAGTAACCGGCGTCATCGTCCGCGGCCAGGTGACCGACCCAAAGGGAGAGCCGCTTGGCGGCGTTAGTATCAAAGGGCTTGAATCAAAACAGATGACGGTTACAAGAGCTGACGGGTTGTTTATGATCGTGGCCAAACCTAACGAACAGATCAACATGTCCCTGTTGGGTATGAAACCGCTGGTATACCGCGTCAATCCCAATGAAACAAATATCATGAGCTTTAAGATGGACACCATCGCCCGCGATATACAGGAAGTAGTAGTGAACGGTTACCAGAAAATCGATCCCCGCTTATCCACCGGTTCCTATTATAAACTGAAGGCAGCAGATATCATCGAACCAGGCCAGCCTACAGTGGATAAAATGCTGCAGGGTAAAGTGCCCGGCATGATGGTGATCAACAATTCCGGCAGCGTAAACGCAAAACCCAATATGCGTATCCGTGGTACTTCCACACTCATGGGCAACACGCAGCCACTTTGGGTGATAGACGGCATGATACGCCCCGATCCGGTCGACGTTTCCAATGCCGTCCTGAACAATCTGGTTTCCGCCAATGGCAGCTCCGCCAATTTTGAACTGATGGGCAACGCTATCAGCGGCCTCAATCCCTACGATATTGAAAGCATCACCTTTCTGAAAGACGCTGCGGCTACCGCCATTTATGGTACCCGCGCGGCCAGTGGCGTTATCGTGGTCACCACCAAAAGAGGAAAGGAAGGCCCGATGCAGATATCCTATAACTCCAACCTTTCCTTTCGGGCAAGGCCTTCCTATAGTGACTTCAACCTGATGAACTCTCAGGAGCGGGTGACCTTTTCCAAACAGATGCAGGAAGATCATGTGCTGTATAATGAACGGAACGCAGGCATGGAAGAGGAACTGACTTATGAAGGTTTACTCCGCGCGCTGTATGCCAGGCATATTACAGAAGCGCAATTCAAAGAAAAAGTAGCCACTATAGAAACCCGCAACACGGACTGGTTTAAAGTACTGTTCCGCAACCAGCTGAGTATGCAGCACTCCCTGAGCCTGAGCGGCGGTACGGCTAAAACTGTATACTACGCATCTGCATCTTATTCCGGTAACAATGGCGCTGCGAAAGAAGACGGCAATAAGGTATATGCCGGAAGTTTCAACCTGCGTTCGCAGGTAACCCGCCGCTTCACCCTGGACGTTACGCTGCAAAGCAGCTACCGTAAAGCCACCGGCTATTTCCAGGGCGTTAATCCGCTGAATTATGCCTTACAGACCAGCCGCGTCTTCAGCCCGGATGATTATTATCCCATGAAAGCAACTACGCAGACGGTGAACAATGTTCCGCTTAAGTTTTACGGGATTCCCCTGCGCATGAATATCCTGGATGAAATCGCCCGTTCTGAAAATAATTCCACCCAGACGTCAACGAGCCTGAACCTGAACATGGATTACAGGATAGCGACAGGGCTGATATTCCGCAACTCCTCCAATATCATTACCGATGCGGCAGATGGTTTTGCCGCGGCGGATGAACAAACGTTCTATGTTTCCAACATACGCGGATGGGCATACGGAGATCTGCCAACACCTATGCAGAAAGCCTACAGCTACCTGCCATACGGCGGTATCGCTTACATGCAGAATCAACAGGCACTAACCTGGGGGCTGAGAAACAGCCTGGACTATACGAAAGGGTTTTTTAAGGAACGCGACCAGTTCAATGTCAGCCTGGGTAATGAAATACGCAGTACAAAGTCTAACGGAAACGTATCTACGGAACCGGGTTACTTTCCGGACCGTGGCAAAACTTTTTCGCCTGCACCCGTCAGCCGTACTAAGTTTTCCCGGAACGTGATCACCAGTGCGCTGGACAATTCAGTGTCTTTCTATGGCACGGCTGCCTATAGCCTCATGAACAGGTACATATTCAGCGCCACGGTCAGATCAGACGGTTCCAATCGTTTCGGGCAGTTTTCCAACAGCCGGTTCTTACCGAATTACAGTGTTTCCGGCCGCTGGAACGCAGCCATGGAAAGCTGGTTTCCCGCTACTACCTTGCTGACCGACTGGCAGGTAAGGGCTTCCTACGGTACACAGGGCAACGTGGTAACGGCGGTAGGGCCAAACCTGATCGCCACCTACGCCAACCCCGACGAACCTGATTATCTGACTGGCCTGCCCGTGCTAAGGATCAAGTCCATGCCTTATCCTGATTTAAGATGGGAGAAAACCTACCAATGGAACATCGGCACCAACTTCGCTATGTTTAACAACCGCCTCCGTGTGAACCTGGAGTTCTATTCCAAAAAATCCGTCGACGTGCTCGACAACATTCCAATCCCTTATGAATACGGCATGAACACCATGTACCGCAACGGCAGCACGCTGTACAACAGCGGATGGGACGCGATGATCGATATCAATGTCATCAGCCGGAAAAACACACAGCTGTCCTTTACCATCACTTCCGGTAAGGTCAAAAATCGTGTAGCCGACGCCGTTTTCCAGGACAATTTCTTTGCCTACCTGACGGGCAGCGGGCGTCTTGCCGGAAAACCCATCAGCAGCTTTTACTCTTATCAGTATACCGGCCTGGACCCGGCCACTGGTGTTCCCACCTTTGGTAAACTGAACGCTAAAACACCGTCCAGCAATCCGGACGACCTGCTGGTATATTCCGGACAGCTTTTCCCGGTCATATCCGGAGCTATTCAACCCGTGTTTCGGTATAAGTCATTTTCCCTGTCCGCCTCTTTTTTTGTAAGCCTGGGCAGCAGCAAACGAATGAATGATCCCTTCCGCAGCGCCTCAGATATGGTCGCCAACGGTGTGCCGGCGCCCAATGCCAATATCTCCAAAGATTATCTCTACCGCTGGCGTAAACCAGGAGATGAAAAATATACGGACTTCCCTGTGCTGAGAGACCTGGGGAATGAATCACTGTTGAAGATTCCCTATACGTACCCGCAGTCGCTGGGTAATACTCAGCCTCTCACCGTTGATCCATACACTGCCTATCGGATGTCTGACCTGAGGACAGTGAACAACAATTATGTGCGCTGCAATGCCATCCGGTTGGGATATGGAGTGCCCGCCAGCCAGCTGGGCCGTACAGGCATTAAAAACCTGGCGCTGGGTGCCTCCATCAACAATGTGTTCACCATTGCCAACAGCAAGCTGCAGGGACAGGACCCGGAGATAGACGGCGTTGGTACCAGCGCATTGCCTTTGAGCCGGCAGTATACGCTGAGCATAAATGCATCTTTTTAA
- a CDS encoding RagB/SusD family nutrient uptake outer membrane protein, producing the protein MKKLLVIIIVALGMTSCKKFLQEYSQTDITPKTTRDFGNLLFSEGYPGQNVFLQPWMCYLDDDVQCYSGPVMREPRPAAAAGIFQWQPNFERLLTAEGYGYKTNTWGEYYRLLLGVNVTLGGLDNSVGSQEEKDVLKGQAYTLRAFYHFMLVNIYARPYNDSTTTPDKSPGIPIRTSGDLSEAFLARNTVKEVYEQITRDLEQATQLLDKYKKNTEAYHISHVAAHLFASRVYLYMENWEKCIAHADAVLKQRSLLMNLNTWGDPDPDTHPMAGINNEETIFAYGSPIEQLNNPFTTGYEVSYNLYHAFEDNDLRRQIGIMVLPPFMKQYVPVELGQQKITDTYKSQENYFANSWRVAEAYLNRAEAYIQLYKTKGDAGAAAQALTSLNTLRSYRIDMTSFKAWDIKPADELLRMCREERRRELFREELHRWFDLRRYGMPAIQHIYTPDETTVQVFRLEARDPMYVMPIPDDVLNRNPALVQNPLYSGTRKPQ; encoded by the coding sequence ATGAAAAAATTACTGGTCATCATAATAGTGGCGCTGGGTATGACATCCTGTAAGAAGTTTTTACAGGAATACTCGCAAACAGACATCACGCCCAAAACCACCCGTGATTTTGGAAACCTGTTGTTCTCCGAAGGCTATCCCGGGCAGAACGTATTCCTGCAACCCTGGATGTGTTATCTGGATGACGATGTACAATGCTATAGCGGCCCCGTTATGCGGGAACCCAGGCCTGCGGCGGCAGCAGGGATTTTTCAGTGGCAACCGAATTTTGAGCGGCTGTTGACGGCCGAAGGGTATGGCTATAAAACCAATACCTGGGGCGAATATTACCGTCTGTTGCTGGGCGTCAACGTGACGCTTGGTGGCCTCGATAATTCAGTAGGGTCACAGGAGGAAAAAGACGTTCTGAAAGGTCAGGCTTATACGTTGCGCGCCTTTTACCATTTTATGCTGGTAAATATTTACGCCAGGCCATACAATGACTCCACTACCACGCCGGACAAAAGCCCTGGCATACCAATACGTACCAGTGGAGATCTGTCCGAGGCTTTCCTGGCACGTAATACGGTAAAGGAAGTATATGAGCAGATCACCCGCGACCTGGAACAGGCGACACAGCTGTTGGACAAATACAAAAAGAACACTGAAGCGTATCACATCTCCCATGTGGCGGCGCATTTGTTCGCCAGCAGGGTGTACCTCTATATGGAAAACTGGGAAAAATGCATTGCCCATGCTGATGCTGTCCTGAAACAACGTTCACTGTTAATGAACCTCAACACCTGGGGTGATCCCGACCCGGACACCCATCCGATGGCAGGAATTAACAACGAAGAGACCATCTTCGCTTATGGTTCCCCGATAGAGCAATTGAACAATCCTTTTACCACTGGATATGAGGTGTCTTATAATCTTTACCATGCTTTTGAAGACAATGACCTGCGCAGACAGATAGGCATCATGGTGCTGCCACCATTCATGAAGCAGTATGTTCCTGTTGAATTAGGACAACAGAAAATTACCGATACCTATAAGTCGCAGGAAAATTATTTTGCCAATAGCTGGCGCGTGGCAGAAGCCTACCTCAATCGTGCAGAAGCATACATACAGCTTTATAAAACCAAAGGTGACGCCGGCGCCGCCGCACAGGCATTGACAAGCCTGAACACCCTCCGGTCTTACCGCATAGATATGACTTCCTTTAAAGCGTGGGACATCAAGCCTGCTGATGAACTGTTGCGTATGTGCCGGGAAGAACGCCGCAGGGAGCTTTTCCGTGAGGAGTTGCATCGATGGTTTGACCTCAGAAGATATGGCATGCCTGCCATTCAGCATATTTACACACCTGACGAGACCACTGTACAGGTGTTCCGGCTGGAAGCCCGCGACCCAATGTACGTGATGCCGATACCGGACGATGTGCTGAACCGTAATCCCGCCCTGGTGCAAAATCCGCTGTATTCCGGTACACGCAAGCCGCAATAG
- a CDS encoding carboxy terminal-processing peptidase, which translates to MKLLSRKNNPWLLMACALSASYTAHAQAPADTAAWPAYRKDVIAAVFNKINKSHFAPRQLDDAYAAEVWKRYIATLDPNRCIFLQEDIQQLSAFQSTIDDEIKSSGTGFFDAAMAIYTQRIHEVQALCEQTLAKPFDFTVKETVLAERKNAPYPAGKKEQADLWRKLLKYHTLRNYMEMQDSAAKGKPDAALEAKAREKVGKWYADFFRQNTRGQAVNDKFFQYIGDAAMEVDPHTMYTAPQALTLNDMLNKRYFGLGIELGVKEADFFVKRMLPGGSAYRSGEVKENDLILAISDHQGQMKDIAGVPPTEVAAMIRGEKGTPVKLRLKQPGAQPRNVTVTREEIIDKENRAKSAVIERDGKRFGYIWLPVFYTDDTPTKQNGACNDVAREVEKLKQEEVEGIVMDLRGNGGGALDEVVRMGYCFVPEGPMSWLRGKDKVDRYNSPATPPLYDGPLTVLVDEGSASASEIFAAAMQDRKRALVIGTSSTFGKGTAQTNINLGKMGDPAKGTADISYGSMRLTVQKFYRVTGESTQLKGVRPDIVLQDRVSRESVMEKDYSSAMVCDTMKLLPFTPETFTFDFNKVVETARKRVAKESAFATVAAGAQQLEQLNSRAVALDLPSFYQRYTQTARLEQQIKDAKQGSGENILRVTLPIDRSVHPSLLKADNSPATTEFLRKTAKDIYLAETVKIMEDMVGNKISQ; encoded by the coding sequence ATGAAATTATTATCTCGCAAAAATAATCCATGGCTGTTGATGGCTTGTGCGTTGTCTGCCAGCTATACCGCTCACGCCCAGGCGCCGGCCGATACCGCTGCATGGCCGGCTTACCGGAAAGACGTGATAGCCGCTGTTTTTAATAAAATCAATAAAAGCCATTTCGCTCCCAGGCAACTGGACGATGCCTACGCCGCCGAGGTATGGAAACGTTATATAGCTACGCTGGACCCCAACCGGTGTATCTTTTTACAGGAAGACATCCAACAACTGTCGGCCTTTCAATCCACTATCGACGATGAAATAAAATCATCCGGCACCGGCTTTTTCGATGCAGCGATGGCCATCTATACCCAACGGATACACGAAGTACAGGCACTATGTGAACAGACACTGGCCAAACCCTTTGATTTTACGGTGAAGGAAACGGTGCTGGCTGAACGAAAAAATGCGCCTTATCCGGCAGGTAAAAAAGAACAGGCCGATCTGTGGCGCAAACTGCTCAAATACCATACGCTCCGTAACTATATGGAGATGCAGGACTCCGCTGCCAAAGGAAAGCCGGACGCTGCCCTGGAAGCCAAAGCCCGTGAAAAAGTAGGGAAGTGGTATGCTGATTTCTTCCGCCAGAACACCCGCGGCCAGGCAGTAAACGATAAGTTCTTCCAGTACATAGGAGATGCTGCCATGGAGGTAGATCCGCATACCATGTACACTGCTCCCCAGGCGCTGACGCTTAATGATATGCTCAATAAACGTTACTTCGGCCTGGGTATTGAGCTGGGCGTAAAGGAAGCTGATTTTTTTGTGAAACGGATGCTGCCCGGCGGCTCGGCTTATCGCAGCGGTGAAGTAAAAGAGAATGACCTCATCCTGGCCATCTCTGATCATCAGGGACAGATGAAGGATATCGCCGGCGTGCCGCCAACAGAAGTGGCTGCCATGATCCGCGGCGAAAAAGGCACCCCGGTGAAACTGCGCCTGAAGCAACCCGGCGCCCAGCCGCGCAATGTGACGGTCACCCGGGAAGAAATCATTGACAAGGAGAACAGGGCCAAAAGCGCTGTGATAGAGCGTGACGGCAAACGGTTCGGATACATCTGGCTGCCGGTATTTTATACTGATGATACGCCTACCAAACAAAACGGCGCCTGTAACGATGTGGCGCGCGAAGTGGAAAAACTGAAGCAGGAAGAAGTAGAAGGCATCGTGATGGACCTGCGGGGCAACGGCGGTGGCGCACTCGACGAAGTCGTGAGAATGGGCTACTGCTTTGTTCCGGAAGGACCTATGAGCTGGCTTCGTGGCAAGGATAAGGTGGACCGCTATAACTCGCCCGCCACACCACCCCTCTATGATGGGCCGCTCACCGTGCTGGTAGACGAAGGCAGCGCTTCCGCCTCTGAAATATTTGCGGCCGCCATGCAGGACCGTAAACGCGCACTGGTCATCGGTACCAGCTCCACTTTCGGGAAAGGGACTGCACAGACCAACATAAACCTCGGGAAAATGGGCGACCCCGCCAAAGGCACCGCCGATATCAGCTACGGCAGCATGCGGTTGACAGTACAGAAATTCTACCGCGTCACGGGAGAGTCCACCCAGCTAAAAGGCGTAAGGCCCGATATTGTGCTGCAGGACAGGGTGAGCCGGGAGTCTGTTATGGAAAAAGACTATTCTTCCGCCATGGTATGTGATACGATGAAACTGTTGCCTTTTACGCCGGAGACCTTCACTTTTGATTTTAACAAGGTTGTGGAAACAGCCCGCAAAAGAGTAGCGAAGGAATCCGCCTTTGCCACTGTGGCGGCCGGCGCCCAACAACTGGAACAGCTCAATAGCCGGGCTGTGGCACTGGACCTGCCATCTTTTTACCAGCGCTATACGCAGACAGCACGGCTGGAGCAACAGATTAAAGATGCGAAGCAGGGCAGTGGCGAAAATATACTTCGTGTAACCCTGCCCATTGACAGGTCCGTTCACCCGTCCCTGTTAAAAGCGGATAACAGTCCCGCCACTACGGAGTTCCTCCGGAAAACAGCGAAGGACATCTACCTGGCTGAAACCGTAAAAATCATGGAAGACATGGTTGGCAATAAAATATCTCAATAA
- a CDS encoding TlpA disulfide reductase family protein translates to MKYIPLLVLWLLPLFSFAGDGFVIRGKITGVANGSVAILERTGESNNDWPRVRIENGQFTYSGKIDHPRLVLLKISTKRVEVFLENADYTMECSFDSLTGSSVKGGSYNDQWQQYLTSGIPPMRYFAEHPKEEIAPWIASRYALKYDEAKAAYAQLTPQGKNTPEGKALAERIETYRKIEARSPLPAFRTEDPTGKPVSLNDLKGKVVVLDFWASWCAPCRAYVPALREHYNRYKDKGVVFVSVSVDDDKDKWKKAMEELHMEWMQVLADGGFKEETGVRKLFNITGIPHLVIVDKDGRIAVSMDYYQRQHFDAVMEKLIQ, encoded by the coding sequence ATGAAATATATCCCGCTACTGGTTTTATGGTTGTTGCCCCTGTTCAGCTTCGCTGGTGACGGCTTCGTCATCCGCGGCAAAATAACAGGGGTGGCCAATGGTAGTGTGGCCATCCTGGAACGTACCGGGGAAAGTAACAACGACTGGCCCCGCGTACGTATCGAGAACGGACAGTTCACCTACTCCGGTAAAATAGACCACCCGCGACTCGTGTTGCTGAAAATAAGCACCAAAAGGGTGGAGGTGTTCCTTGAAAATGCAGACTACACCATGGAATGCAGTTTTGATTCTCTCACCGGCAGCAGCGTTAAAGGAGGCAGCTACAACGACCAGTGGCAGCAGTACCTCACCAGCGGCATCCCGCCAATGAGGTACTTTGCAGAACATCCCAAAGAGGAGATTGCGCCCTGGATTGCCAGCCGGTACGCGCTGAAGTATGATGAAGCCAAAGCCGCGTATGCGCAACTCACACCGCAAGGTAAAAATACACCGGAAGGCAAAGCCCTGGCAGAACGGATAGAAACCTACCGGAAAATAGAAGCCCGTTCACCTCTGCCTGCGTTCAGGACGGAAGACCCTACAGGCAAGCCGGTATCACTGAACGACCTGAAAGGCAAGGTAGTTGTGCTGGATTTCTGGGCCTCCTGGTGCGCGCCCTGCCGCGCCTATGTGCCTGCATTGCGGGAACACTACAACCGATATAAGGACAAAGGCGTTGTGTTTGTAAGCGTGTCAGTAGACGACGATAAAGACAAATGGAAAAAAGCCATGGAAGAGCTGCACATGGAATGGATGCAGGTACTCGCCGATGGCGGTTTCAAAGAAGAAACCGGCGTCAGGAAACTGTTTAATATCACCGGCATACCACACCTGGTGATCGTGGACAAAGACGGCCGTATCGCCGTATCGATGGACTACTACCAGCGGCAGCATTTCGATGCTGTGATGGAGAAGTTAATACAGTAA
- a CDS encoding TlpA disulfide reductase family protein, translating to MKKILFSLLLSAGAYGAYAQEVVITAKLDKAPNDTLVQLFEPYTGEFDTVRIVNHSFTIKRPMPKGGSIYVLAIGKQGEKGATLLYLESGKIHISGKGPYFENARYSGDVWVKEWQEMMALMDPEKGDGKKQNELMESINKAMKVGDEDAAEKYGKEYKEVTERLQNAYRNWIKQHPNSGVSAYAATVFFNGQKEFDEIFAGLGEHAIASRIMQRRLHPGKVDPSPMTLKFGEPGEAQGTLGKVKVGDMAPTFSVPDANGKMVSLADFKGKYVFLDFWASWCGPCKPQIPYLKAANDKYKDKNFSMIAVSLDSKKEAWINAVEKHGINWTNVCSMKGWADETIASYGASYIPFNVLIGPDGKVLAMGLYGEDVEKKLAEIIK from the coding sequence ATGAAAAAAATACTCTTTTCCTTATTGTTAAGCGCAGGAGCATATGGCGCCTACGCACAGGAGGTCGTCATCACGGCCAAACTTGACAAAGCGCCTAACGATACGCTTGTACAGCTGTTCGAGCCCTATACCGGCGAATTTGACACGGTGCGGATCGTCAATCACAGCTTTACTATCAAAAGGCCGATGCCGAAGGGTGGAAGTATTTATGTGCTGGCGATAGGCAAGCAGGGCGAAAAAGGAGCGACCCTCCTTTACCTGGAAAGCGGAAAAATACATATCTCCGGCAAAGGGCCGTATTTCGAAAATGCCAGGTATAGTGGAGACGTCTGGGTAAAAGAATGGCAGGAAATGATGGCGCTCATGGACCCGGAAAAAGGGGACGGCAAAAAACAAAATGAGCTGATGGAAAGCATCAATAAGGCCATGAAAGTGGGCGACGAAGATGCTGCCGAAAAATACGGTAAAGAATACAAGGAGGTAACAGAACGTCTGCAAAACGCTTACCGCAACTGGATCAAGCAACATCCTAACTCCGGAGTCTCTGCTTATGCGGCCACTGTTTTCTTTAATGGGCAAAAGGAGTTTGATGAAATCTTCGCCGGCCTGGGAGAACACGCTATTGCGTCCCGCATCATGCAGCGCCGCCTTCATCCCGGTAAAGTAGATCCGTCTCCGATGACACTCAAATTCGGCGAACCGGGAGAAGCACAGGGCACACTGGGCAAAGTAAAAGTTGGTGACATGGCGCCCACGTTCAGTGTCCCCGACGCCAACGGTAAAATGGTGTCCCTGGCCGATTTCAAAGGCAAGTACGTGTTCCTGGATTTCTGGGCCAGCTGGTGCGGTCCCTGCAAACCACAGATACCCTACCTGAAAGCGGCCAACGATAAATACAAAGACAAAAACTTCTCTATGATAGCCGTTTCCCTGGACTCGAAAAAAGAAGCATGGATAAACGCCGTAGAGAAACATGGTATCAACTGGACCAACGTATGCAGCATGAAAGGCTGGGCCGATGAAACCATCGCGTCTTATGGCGCCAGCTATATTCCTTTTAATGTGCTGATAGGACCAGACGGTAAAGTGCTTGCAATGGGCCTGTATGGAGAAGACGTAGAGAAAAAACTGGCTGAAATCATCAAATAA